One region of Syntrophobacter fumaroxidans MPOB genomic DNA includes:
- a CDS encoding formate/nitrite transporter family protein, whose translation MSTSPPSFDALMPKDMAIKAENIGIAKAGLGAYRMFALAILAGAFIAMGANYATTVWAGLGKIVVNAGKDVAFTTGFPYGLQRLLGGIVFSTGLIMVVVGGSELFTGNCLIPMAWADKKVTTSAMLRNWVIVYIGNFVGSVLTAYLVFLGKQHTFGGGAVGVAALNIGIAKNSLGFIQCVTLAIFCNALVCMAVWLCFSARSTTDKILSIIPPISAFVACGFEHCVANMYFIPSAIFIKTLDPTYFASVSAGLKDGGAALTWGTFLANNLLPATIGNIIGGALMVGGMYWFIYLRPTWSGSTGGVPLTSQQKK comes from the coding sequence ATGAGTACCAGCCCACCGTCGTTTGATGCTCTTATGCCCAAGGATATGGCCATCAAGGCCGAGAACATAGGGATCGCCAAGGCGGGCCTGGGGGCTTACCGGATGTTCGCCCTGGCCATCCTCGCCGGGGCCTTCATCGCCATGGGCGCCAACTACGCCACCACGGTCTGGGCCGGCCTGGGCAAGATCGTGGTCAACGCGGGAAAGGATGTGGCCTTCACCACGGGATTTCCCTACGGCTTGCAGCGTCTCCTGGGGGGCATCGTGTTCTCCACGGGTCTGATCATGGTCGTCGTCGGTGGGTCGGAACTTTTCACCGGCAACTGCCTGATCCCCATGGCCTGGGCCGATAAGAAAGTCACCACCAGCGCCATGTTGAGGAACTGGGTCATCGTCTACATCGGCAATTTCGTCGGTTCCGTGCTGACGGCATACCTGGTGTTTCTCGGGAAGCAGCACACCTTCGGCGGCGGTGCTGTGGGAGTGGCCGCACTGAACATCGGGATCGCCAAGAACAGCCTGGGGTTCATCCAGTGCGTCACGCTGGCCATCTTCTGTAACGCGTTGGTGTGTATGGCCGTGTGGCTGTGCTTTAGCGCACGGAGCACCACGGACAAGATCTTGTCGATCATTCCTCCGATTTCGGCCTTCGTTGCGTGCGGCTTCGAGCACTGCGTGGCCAACATGTACTTCATTCCGTCGGCCATCTTCATCAAGACGCTCGATCCGACGTATTTCGCCTCGGTGTCCGCGGGGTTGAAAGACGGCGGAGCGGCGCTCACCTGGGGAACGTTCCTGGCCAACAACCTGCTGCCCGCGACCATCGGAAACATCATCGGCGGTGCGCTCATGGTGGGCGGCATGTACTGGTTCATCTACCTGCGGCCGACCTGGAGCGGTTCCACGGGCGGCGTGCCTTTGACGAGCCAGCAGAAGAAGTAA